In one window of Cupriavidus necator N-1 DNA:
- a CDS encoding HlyC/CorC family transporter, with product MNDPYPSSKPAYLKQADRPRSLLERLSDLISPEPDTRAELLEVLQEAHERNLIDADSLSMIEGVFQVSELTASDIMVPRAQMDMVNIADAPEAFIPFMQQTAHSRFPVYEGSRDNIIGILLAKDLLRYYTDPAFDLRETLRPAVFIPESKRLNILLRDFRINRNHIAMVVDEYGGVAGLVTIEDVLEQIVGDIEDEFDLDEDQDNILPMPDGSWRVHGLTEIAQFNEAFGTAFSDHDVDTVGGLLSNHVGHVPHRGEVITLPPIRFEVLRADARQVHLLQVHRESNGDNAGTAGA from the coding sequence ATGAACGACCCTTATCCCAGTTCGAAGCCCGCTTACCTGAAGCAGGCCGATCGGCCCAGATCGCTTCTCGAACGCCTGTCAGACCTGATTTCCCCTGAGCCGGACACCCGCGCGGAATTGCTCGAAGTGCTCCAGGAAGCGCATGAGCGCAACCTGATCGACGCCGACTCGCTGTCGATGATCGAGGGCGTGTTCCAGGTCTCCGAACTGACCGCGAGCGACATCATGGTGCCGCGCGCGCAGATGGATATGGTCAATATCGCGGACGCCCCGGAGGCGTTCATCCCCTTCATGCAGCAGACCGCGCACTCGCGCTTCCCGGTCTACGAAGGCAGCCGTGACAACATCATCGGCATCCTGCTGGCCAAGGACCTGCTGCGCTACTACACCGACCCCGCCTTCGACCTGCGCGAGACCCTGCGCCCGGCGGTGTTCATCCCCGAGTCCAAGCGCCTGAACATCCTGCTGCGCGACTTCCGCATCAACCGCAACCATATCGCCATGGTCGTCGACGAGTACGGCGGCGTGGCCGGCCTGGTGACGATCGAGGACGTGCTGGAGCAGATCGTGGGCGACATCGAGGATGAGTTCGACCTGGACGAAGACCAGGACAATATCCTGCCAATGCCCGACGGCAGCTGGCGCGTGCACGGCCTGACCGAGATCGCCCAGTTCAACGAGGCCTTCGGCACCGCCTTTTCCGACCACGATGTCGATACCGTGGGCGGGCTGCTGTCCAACCACGTGGGCCACGTGCCCCACCGCGGCGAGGTCATCACCCTGCCGCCGATCCGCTTCGAGGTGCTGCGCGCCGACGCGCGGCAGGTGCACCTGCTGCAGGTGCACCGCGAATCCAACGGCGACAACGCGGGCACGGCCGGCGCATGA
- the ybeY gene encoding rRNA maturation RNase YbeY: MKSQKSKSSAVSLTLFDGDGRARKSAAHALRVQLPDGRSLTLDLSQAADGVVALLAEHTDTNQQAGLLVRPDNHDSLSVAVTATPVVTTTGTPATPPGLELEIQNGDGVGKRAGLPPRRKIETWVKSALYADAALTIRFVGEEEGRTLNRTYRGKDYATNVLTFAYAENEADPVTGDIVLCCPVVEAEAREQRKPLEAHYAHLIVHGVLHAQGYEHEEDAEAEEMEAIETETLQALGYADPYQGDRTA; this comes from the coding sequence TTGAAATCCCAGAAATCCAAGTCTTCCGCCGTGAGCCTGACCCTGTTCGACGGCGACGGCCGCGCGCGCAAGAGCGCCGCGCACGCGCTGCGCGTGCAACTGCCCGACGGCCGCAGCCTGACGCTGGACCTGTCGCAGGCCGCCGACGGCGTGGTGGCGCTGCTGGCCGAGCACACCGACACCAACCAGCAGGCCGGCCTGCTGGTGCGCCCGGACAACCATGACTCGCTGTCGGTGGCCGTGACCGCCACGCCGGTGGTCACCACCACCGGCACGCCGGCCACGCCGCCCGGACTCGAGCTCGAGATCCAGAACGGCGACGGCGTCGGCAAGCGCGCCGGCCTGCCGCCGCGCCGCAAGATCGAAACCTGGGTCAAGTCGGCACTGTATGCCGATGCGGCGCTGACTATCCGGTTTGTCGGCGAGGAAGAAGGCCGCACGCTGAACCGCACCTACCGCGGCAAGGACTACGCCACCAACGTGCTGACCTTTGCCTATGCGGAAAACGAAGCCGATCCGGTCACGGGCGATATCGTGCTGTGCTGCCCGGTGGTGGAAGCCGAGGCGCGCGAGCAGCGCAAGCCGCTGGAAGCGCACTATGCGCATCTGATCGTGCACGGCGTGCTGCACGCGCAAGGCTACGAGCACGAGGAAGACGCCGAGGCCGAGGAAATGGAAGCGATCGAGACCGAGACGCTGCAGGCGCTGGGCTACGCCGATCCCTACCAGGGCGACCGTACCGCGTGA